The Dehalococcoidia bacterium genome has a segment encoding these proteins:
- the phnD gene encoding phosphate/phosphite/phosphonate ABC transporter substrate-binding protein yields MRVSGLALWAAILAVAAGAMLLATRYDVGGWSADADISLSNLSSNDGAPLYRPDTSRMRFAIAAVLSPRATLENYQALASYLSTRLGRPIEIVQSKSYAETNALLRSGDVSLALVCSGAFVIGRRDFGMQPLVVPVVKGQTTYNSYLVVPSTSPVRTWEDLRHKTFAFTDPLSNSGRLVPVFVLSEMGETPERFFRDFIFTYSHDKSVQAVADGLVDGAAIDSLVYDSMVRQDPSMASRVKVVWKSPAYGINPVVVHPNISPDLRSSLEAIFLGMSADTEGRGVLARLGIDSFTAPDARAYDSIETMLRATAAR; encoded by the coding sequence ATGCGTGTCTCGGGTTTGGCACTATGGGCCGCCATTCTGGCCGTTGCCGCAGGGGCAATGCTTCTGGCCACCCGGTACGATGTGGGCGGCTGGTCGGCGGACGCTGACATATCCCTATCTAATCTTTCCTCTAATGATGGCGCGCCGCTCTACCGCCCTGACACGTCTCGCATGCGCTTTGCCATCGCCGCCGTGCTGTCGCCCCGGGCCACTCTTGAGAACTATCAGGCGCTGGCCTCCTATCTCAGCACGCGTCTTGGCCGTCCTATCGAGATCGTCCAAAGCAAGAGCTATGCGGAAACCAACGCCCTCCTCCGCTCAGGGGACGTATCCTTGGCGCTCGTCTGCAGCGGCGCCTTCGTCATAGGACGGCGGGACTTCGGCATGCAGCCGTTGGTCGTGCCAGTGGTCAAAGGTCAGACAACGTACAACTCATATCTCGTCGTCCCCTCCACCAGTCCGGTCCGCACGTGGGAAGACCTGCGCCACAAGACTTTCGCATTCACCGACCCTCTGTCCAACTCCGGCAGGCTGGTGCCGGTCTTTGTCCTCTCCGAGATGGGCGAAACTCCAGAGCGGTTTTTCAGGGATTTCATATTCACGTACAGCCACGACAAGTCGGTGCAGGCGGTCGCGGATGGCCTGGTGGACGGCGCGGCAATAGATAGTCTGGTGTACGACTCCATGGTGCGGCAGGACCCTTCGATGGCTTCCAGGGTCAAGGTGGTGTGGAAGTCTCCCGCCTATGGAATCAACCCCGTAGTGGTGCATCCGAACATATCGCCAGATCTACGCTCGAGTTTGGAAGCAATCTTCCTTGGAATGAGCGCGGACACGGAAGGCCGAGGAGTGCTTGCGCGACTAGGCATTGACTCCTTCACGGCGCCGGACGCCCGGGCCTATGACAGTATAGAAACCATGCTGCGAGCCACGGCTGCTCGCTAG